A stretch of Paenibacillus mucilaginosus 3016 DNA encodes these proteins:
- a CDS encoding DHA2 family efflux MFS transporter permease subunit yields MSDTPASNTEQPAASSGMWFALIAIVMGTFVSVLNSSLMNVALNKFVAVFGSSVSTVQWVITGYMLASAMVIPMSGFLGARFGAKNIFVFSVAGFTIGSVLCGLAWSDNSLIFFRIIQGFAGGFIMPVGMTIIYMTFPREKTGAALGLWGVAAMVAPALGPTLGGYLIQHYSWRVLFFINIPIGILAVILGRILLKDSPPVKGLKFDTAGALLSMTFFGSLLLALSKGQSEGWTSLYIISLLFVAVFSLLLLIWVELNVEKPVMDLRLFLNMKFTISVIASSLVMMGMMGGTFLTPVYLQSIQSLSPMQTGLVLLPQSIAMALMMPISGRLFDRFGILPLGITGLTILGATTLELHHLTVDTPNHWLNVLLTIRAIGIGLCMMPLSTAGMNAIPTSQIGNASPLSNVCRQVAGSMGIALLTAIMSNRQTIHYQHISESVSVDSFVASQTISGLTGMVYQWGVDTATASGAAASVLGGVMQLEALARSIADTFFISAIPAIVCIPFVFLLAGKKKPADVPAEGAAKPEGSSTEAAPKGVSTGETPELVKA; encoded by the coding sequence ATGTCCGACACTCCGGCAAGCAACACGGAGCAGCCCGCCGCTTCCAGCGGCATGTGGTTTGCACTCATCGCTATTGTCATGGGGACCTTCGTCTCCGTACTCAACTCCTCTCTGATGAACGTGGCTTTGAACAAGTTCGTCGCGGTTTTCGGTTCATCGGTAAGTACGGTCCAATGGGTCATCACGGGCTACATGCTGGCTTCGGCGATGGTTATTCCGATGAGCGGCTTTCTCGGAGCCCGGTTCGGAGCAAAAAATATTTTCGTATTCTCCGTTGCCGGCTTTACCATCGGTTCGGTGCTCTGCGGACTGGCGTGGAGCGACAACTCGCTGATCTTCTTCCGGATCATCCAGGGCTTCGCAGGCGGCTTCATCATGCCGGTCGGGATGACGATCATCTACATGACCTTCCCGCGTGAAAAGACGGGTGCTGCGCTCGGCCTGTGGGGGGTTGCCGCGATGGTGGCCCCCGCACTCGGCCCGACGCTCGGCGGCTATCTCATCCAGCATTACAGCTGGCGTGTTCTTTTTTTCATCAATATTCCCATCGGCATCCTGGCTGTCATTCTCGGACGCATTCTGCTGAAGGATTCGCCGCCGGTGAAGGGCCTGAAATTCGATACGGCAGGGGCCCTGCTGTCGATGACCTTCTTCGGCTCCCTGCTGCTCGCCCTGAGTAAAGGGCAGTCCGAGGGCTGGACTTCGCTCTACATCATCTCGCTGCTGTTCGTTGCGGTGTTCAGCCTGCTGCTGCTGATCTGGGTCGAGCTGAACGTGGAGAAGCCGGTGATGGATCTGCGGCTGTTCCTCAACATGAAGTTCACGATCTCCGTCATCGCCTCATCGCTTGTCATGATGGGGATGATGGGCGGTACGTTCCTGACGCCGGTGTATCTCCAGAGCATCCAGTCGCTGAGCCCGATGCAGACCGGCCTCGTGCTGCTGCCGCAGTCGATCGCGATGGCGCTGATGATGCCGATCTCCGGCCGGCTGTTCGACCGCTTCGGTATTCTGCCGCTCGGGATTACGGGGCTGACGATCCTCGGGGCGACGACACTCGAGCTGCACCATCTCACGGTGGATACGCCGAATCACTGGCTCAATGTGCTGCTGACGATCCGTGCCATCGGCATCGGCCTCTGCATGATGCCGCTCTCTACAGCCGGCATGAACGCGATCCCGACGAGCCAGATCGGCAACGCTTCGCCGCTGTCGAACGTGTGCCGCCAAGTGGCCGGGTCCATGGGCATCGCGCTGCTGACGGCGATCATGAGCAACCGCCAGACGATTCATTACCAGCACATCTCGGAGAGCGTCTCCGTGGATTCCTTCGTGGCCAGCCAGACGATCTCGGGTCTGACCGGTATGGTCTACCAGTGGGGTGTCGATACGGCGACCGCTTCGGGGGCTGCCGCTTCCGTGCTCGGAGGCGTCATGCAGCTTGAGGCGCTGGCCCGTTCAATCGCTGACACGTTCTTCATCTCCGCCATCCCGGCGATCGTGTGCATTCCGTTCGTCTTCCTGCTGGCCGGGAAGAAGAAACCGGCCGATGTTCCCGCTGAAGGGGCGGCGAAGCCGGAAGGTTCATCCACA
- a CDS encoding efflux RND transporter periplasmic adaptor subunit, with translation MNRNHKLWAPALLSLALAGALQGCSTDPGHAAAGAKASYQLMQLAQGSQVSLSGKIIPDQEVKVVSKGSGKVAAVNVEEGAAVHKGDVLVQLETDDLLQQVRQAQSGVTGAQAKLADLQAGARPQEIAALESALAAAKAAQEQAGAAVQQAKAGLDLATSSYNRLRNLYDSSSSVSKEDLDKGTFEYEKARTAYEQTQAAHKAAGAQVEAAQAKLELARSGATDNTLKATEAEVNRLSAALELANSSLNNATVTAPVDGIVVKRSIQPGEMAQAGAALFSVVKMDRVQVEVSTADNQIAKIKTGTEVQVKVPTAGDQPFKGTVTFVSPVATPNTSSFPVKVTVDNQEGKLFAGMVAEVVTAGSTEQKLEVPKSAVLQRDGKSYVVLSDNGKAKLAEVKTEDKNAEWVYVQESGELKAGQSIVVNPDAAIAEGTALKAE, from the coding sequence ATGAATCGTAATCATAAACTTTGGGCTCCCGCGCTGCTGTCCCTTGCCTTGGCAGGGGCGCTTCAGGGATGCAGTACGGATCCGGGGCATGCGGCCGCCGGAGCGAAAGCCTCCTACCAATTGATGCAGCTGGCCCAGGGGTCGCAGGTGAGCCTCAGCGGGAAGATCATTCCCGACCAGGAGGTGAAGGTGGTCTCCAAGGGTTCGGGCAAAGTCGCTGCCGTGAATGTGGAGGAGGGCGCCGCCGTGCATAAGGGCGACGTGCTCGTCCAGCTCGAGACCGACGACCTGCTGCAGCAGGTGCGGCAGGCGCAGTCGGGTGTGACCGGCGCGCAGGCGAAGCTCGCGGACCTGCAGGCGGGAGCCCGGCCGCAGGAGATCGCGGCACTGGAGAGTGCGCTTGCGGCAGCCAAGGCCGCGCAGGAGCAGGCAGGGGCGGCGGTACAGCAGGCCAAGGCCGGGCTGGACCTGGCGACCAGCTCGTACAACCGGCTGCGCAACCTGTATGACAGCTCCTCGTCGGTGAGCAAGGAAGACCTTGACAAGGGCACCTTTGAATACGAAAAAGCCCGCACCGCCTATGAGCAGACCCAGGCTGCGCACAAAGCGGCCGGCGCCCAGGTGGAAGCGGCCCAGGCGAAGCTGGAGCTGGCCCGCAGCGGGGCGACCGACAATACGCTCAAGGCGACGGAGGCCGAAGTGAACCGGCTGTCCGCGGCCCTGGAGCTCGCCAACTCTTCGCTGAATAATGCGACGGTGACCGCTCCGGTGGACGGAATCGTTGTGAAGCGCAGCATCCAGCCGGGAGAGATGGCCCAAGCGGGAGCGGCTCTCTTCTCCGTCGTGAAGATGGACCGCGTGCAGGTGGAAGTCAGCACGGCCGACAACCAGATTGCGAAGATCAAGACGGGCACGGAAGTTCAGGTGAAGGTGCCGACAGCCGGCGACCAGCCGTTCAAAGGCACCGTGACCTTCGTCTCCCCGGTAGCGACACCGAATACGAGCTCGTTCCCGGTGAAGGTGACGGTCGACAACCAGGAAGGCAAACTGTTTGCCGGTATGGTTGCGGAAGTCGTGACCGCGGGCAGCACGGAGCAGAAGCTCGAGGTGCCGAAGTCGGCCGTGCTGCAGCGCGATGGCAAGAGCTATGTCGTTCTCTCGGATAACGGGAAGGCGAAGCTGGCGGAAGTGAAGACGGAAGACAAGAACGCCGAGTGGGTGTACGTGCAGGAGAGCGGCGAGCTCAAGGCCGGACAGTCCATCGTAGTGAACCCGGACGCAGCGATTGCTGAGGGTACCGCCTTGAAGGCGGAGTAG
- a CDS encoding HlyD family secretion protein: MKRKGVLYTILAAMVIIGGGIGGYFWYNGQHYVSTEDARLTADIYKVMPRVTGKVTSLSVEEGDQVLADQIIAQQDSSNLAVQMLDQAALRSPISGTVIKTLIHTGEVASPGQTVAMVVDKSKLYISANIEETYINRVHDGQKVEIKVDTYPGVTLTGTVTEVGKATASTFALLPSTNTSGNFTKVTQRIPIKIAVDDQQGLDLAPGMSTVIKINVKDN, translated from the coding sequence ATGAAACGAAAAGGCGTTTTATACACCATTCTGGCCGCGATGGTTATCATCGGCGGCGGGATCGGCGGCTACTTCTGGTATAACGGCCAGCATTATGTGTCGACCGAGGACGCGAGACTGACGGCGGATATTTACAAAGTGATGCCGCGCGTTACGGGCAAAGTGACCTCGCTGTCCGTCGAAGAAGGCGACCAGGTACTGGCGGATCAGATTATTGCGCAGCAGGACAGCAGCAACCTGGCGGTACAGATGCTCGACCAGGCCGCGCTGCGTTCGCCGATCTCCGGCACGGTCATCAAGACGCTCATCCACACGGGCGAAGTCGCTTCCCCGGGCCAGACGGTGGCGATGGTGGTCGACAAGTCGAAGCTGTACATCTCGGCGAACATTGAAGAGACCTACATCAACCGCGTGCATGACGGCCAAAAGGTAGAGATCAAGGTCGACACGTATCCGGGCGTGACGCTGACGGGGACCGTGACCGAGGTGGGCAAGGCGACGGCGTCGACCTTCGCACTGCTGCCTTCGACGAACACGAGCGGCAACTTCACGAAGGTCACCCAGCGCATTCCGATCAAAATCGCAGTCGATGACCAGCAGGGACTGGATCTGGCGCCGGGCATGAGCACGGTGATCAAGATCAACGTCAAAGACAACTAA
- a CDS encoding MarR family winged helix-turn-helix transcriptional regulator — MELEGRFFRMIRELTARMHAVRSERLKEIGLTLPQMLVMIQVYQEPKTIGGIVEAVQLSYSTVSGIVDRLERDGWVERVGDLQDRRVIWIHKTKRLEEAKERYKLFEEHAYGELLSGLTPEELDMVSESVNLILNQMEKKVEEKKA; from the coding sequence ATGGAGCTCGAAGGGCGTTTTTTTCGAATGATCCGGGAGCTCACGGCAAGAATGCATGCCGTCCGCAGCGAGAGGCTGAAGGAAATCGGCCTGACGCTTCCGCAGATGCTTGTCATGATTCAGGTATACCAAGAGCCGAAGACGATCGGCGGGATTGTGGAAGCCGTACAGCTCTCCTACAGCACGGTATCGGGCATTGTCGACCGGCTGGAGCGGGACGGCTGGGTGGAGCGCGTGGGGGATTTGCAGGACCGGCGGGTGATCTGGATTCATAAGACGAAGAGGCTGGAAGAGGCGAAGGAACGCTATAAACTCTTTGAGGAGCACGCCTATGGGGAGCTGCTCAGCGGCCTGACCCCGGAAGAGCTGGATATGGTGTCCGAGTCGGTCAATCTGATTTTGAACCAAATGGAGAAGAAGGTTGAGGAGAAGAAAGCATGA
- a CDS encoding MarR family winged helix-turn-helix transcriptional regulator: protein MTESQTQDALLQRLEEVHRQLQRRLIARWNAESPMMLTRPQANLLLHMEDRGPLSMSALTEFLGVTSGAATFMCDKLVEKGLIERARQAGDRRVVSLQLTGEGLRTTAAIRELKRTFGARLFEGVTEEELSAVDRVFRTALQNLTK, encoded by the coding sequence TTGACGGAATCACAAACGCAGGATGCCCTCCTGCAGCGGCTGGAAGAGGTACACCGGCAGCTTCAGCGGAGGCTTATCGCAAGATGGAATGCGGAGAGCCCGATGATGCTCACCCGCCCTCAGGCCAATCTGCTGCTTCATATGGAAGACCGCGGGCCGCTGAGCATGTCGGCCCTCACGGAGTTCCTCGGTGTCACCTCGGGCGCGGCCACTTTCATGTGCGACAAGCTGGTGGAAAAGGGCCTGATCGAGCGCGCACGGCAGGCGGGAGACCGCCGGGTGGTGTCGCTGCAGCTGACCGGGGAAGGACTGCGGACGACGGCGGCGATCCGGGAGCTCAAGCGAACGTTTGGCGCAAGGCTGTTTGAAGGGGTGACCGAGGAGGAGCTGTCCGCTGTGGACCGGGTGTTCCGCACCGCACTGCAGAACCTGACGAAGTAG
- a CDS encoding class I SAM-dependent methyltransferase translates to MQDIQLPQLLSRIFGERTLIQATLSQVRSTDPTGRGCTKVTVKPVELKGALHYQFSSFCGPKVLHENAEPAEAEEKLGVMLAEQFRQGLLQTGEADYQVLVSKKGKLGILRKPPTKQAASVQLTHDRRKNYTLEEGVPVPFLVELGIMNAEGKVLAKKYDKFRQINRFVEMIADVLPHLPKGRTLNIIDFGCGKSYLTFAMYYFLKVMHGFDLRIIGLDLKEDVIRDCSLLAQKLGYEELRFLVGDIAKYDELRQVDMVVTLHACDTATDAALEKAVRWGASVILSVPCCQHELFRQVQSDVLSPLLQHGILKERFSALATDAIRAKLLELLGYKTQMLEFIDLEHTPKNLLIRAVRSAKPLTQAETGKLAAEYTAFRSFLHADPYLERAMREELAPLLGQQG, encoded by the coding sequence ATGCAGGACATCCAATTACCGCAGCTGCTCAGCCGGATCTTCGGCGAGCGTACCCTCATCCAGGCCACGCTCAGCCAGGTGAGGAGCACGGATCCCACCGGGCGCGGCTGCACCAAAGTTACGGTCAAACCAGTGGAGCTGAAGGGCGCGCTGCACTACCAGTTCAGCTCCTTTTGCGGCCCGAAGGTACTCCACGAGAACGCAGAGCCGGCGGAAGCCGAGGAGAAGCTTGGCGTCATGCTGGCCGAGCAGTTCCGCCAAGGGCTGCTGCAGACGGGCGAGGCCGACTACCAGGTGCTCGTCAGCAAGAAGGGCAAGCTGGGCATTCTGCGCAAGCCGCCGACGAAGCAGGCGGCCTCCGTGCAGCTGACACATGACCGGCGAAAGAACTACACGCTCGAAGAGGGCGTGCCGGTGCCGTTCCTCGTCGAGCTTGGCATCATGAACGCCGAGGGCAAGGTGCTCGCGAAGAAGTACGACAAGTTCCGCCAGATCAACCGCTTCGTCGAGATGATCGCCGACGTGCTGCCTCATCTGCCGAAGGGCCGGACGCTGAACATCATCGACTTCGGCTGCGGCAAATCGTACCTGACCTTCGCGATGTATTACTTCCTGAAGGTCATGCACGGCTTCGATCTGCGGATCATCGGGCTCGACCTCAAGGAAGACGTGATCCGCGACTGCTCGCTCCTCGCGCAGAAGCTGGGCTATGAAGAGCTGCGCTTCCTGGTCGGCGACATCGCCAAGTATGATGAGCTGCGCCAGGTCGACATGGTCGTGACGCTGCACGCCTGTGATACTGCGACCGACGCGGCGCTCGAGAAGGCCGTGCGCTGGGGCGCCTCCGTCATCCTCTCGGTTCCGTGCTGCCAGCACGAGCTGTTCCGGCAGGTGCAGAGCGATGTGCTCTCCCCGCTGCTGCAGCACGGCATCCTCAAGGAGCGCTTCTCCGCTCTGGCGACCGATGCAATCCGTGCCAAGCTTCTCGAGCTGCTCGGCTACAAGACGCAGATGCTCGAGTTCATCGATCTCGAGCATACGCCGAAGAACCTGCTCATCCGCGCGGTGCGGTCGGCCAAGCCTTTGACGCAGGCCGAGACCGGCAAGCTCGCCGCTGAGTATACGGCGTTCCGGAGCTTCCTGCACGCGGACCCGTACCTGGAGCGCGCGATGCGGGAGGAGCTGGCCCCGCTGCTGGGACAGCAGGGGTAG
- a CDS encoding PQQ-dependent sugar dehydrogenase, protein MLSLRWTAALLAGVLALGGCEAPGTKPAPAAGTAPAPGSGAADAPAAAVPYTQEVVATGLNVPWEIAFAPDGRIFFTERGGSLRVIRDGKLAAEPVFTFDKTLYKEGEAGLLGFTLDPRFAVNGYIYVYHTYTRDGKPVNQVVRLKESGGRIGMDKVILDGLPAARTHDGGRVKFGPDGMLYVTNGDAGTPSNAQDLQVLAGKIFRIAPDGSIPKDNPFPGSPVYSLGHRNPQGLAWHPVTGRLYSTEHGQTAHDELNLIEPGANYGWPLLQGDETAVKPGDEGKLGPGPLKKPLAHSGEETWAPSGITFVTKGPWANALLAANLRGTQVLRFTLAADGSSVHSIDTLLKGELGRLRAVGEGPDGSLYVLTNNRDGRGNPQKDDDKIIHLKPAGGVK, encoded by the coding sequence ATGCTTTCCTTGAGATGGACGGCTGCCCTGCTGGCCGGCGTGCTGGCGCTCGGCGGGTGTGAGGCGCCGGGAACCAAGCCGGCCCCTGCGGCAGGCACCGCACCGGCACCCGGATCCGGAGCCGCAGATGCACCGGCTGCCGCTGTTCCCTATACGCAGGAGGTTGTCGCCACGGGACTGAATGTGCCTTGGGAGATCGCCTTCGCTCCGGACGGACGGATCTTCTTCACCGAGCGCGGCGGCTCGCTCCGTGTGATCCGGGACGGCAAGCTGGCGGCGGAGCCTGTGTTCACTTTTGACAAGACGCTGTATAAAGAAGGGGAGGCCGGGCTGCTGGGCTTCACGCTCGATCCCCGGTTCGCGGTTAATGGGTATATCTATGTGTATCATACGTATACGCGCGACGGTAAGCCGGTCAACCAGGTGGTCCGCCTCAAGGAGAGCGGGGGCCGGATCGGGATGGACAAGGTCATTCTGGACGGACTCCCTGCGGCGCGCACGCATGACGGCGGCCGGGTCAAGTTCGGCCCCGACGGGATGCTCTACGTCACCAACGGGGACGCGGGCACGCCGTCGAATGCCCAGGATCTGCAGGTGCTCGCGGGCAAAATCTTCCGGATAGCTCCGGACGGCAGCATTCCGAAGGACAACCCGTTCCCGGGCTCTCCGGTGTACAGCCTCGGGCACCGCAACCCGCAGGGGCTGGCGTGGCACCCGGTGACGGGCCGGCTGTACAGCACGGAGCACGGCCAGACGGCGCACGACGAGCTGAACCTGATCGAGCCCGGAGCCAACTACGGCTGGCCGCTTCTCCAAGGCGACGAGACGGCGGTGAAGCCGGGCGACGAGGGCAAGCTGGGCCCCGGCCCGCTGAAGAAGCCGCTTGCGCACAGCGGTGAGGAGACCTGGGCGCCGTCGGGCATCACCTTCGTCACGAAGGGGCCGTGGGCGAACGCTCTCCTCGCCGCGAACCTCCGCGGCACGCAGGTGCTGCGCTTCACGCTGGCCGCAGACGGCAGCAGCGTGCATAGCATCGACACGCTGCTGAAGGGCGAGCTCGGCCGGCTGCGCGCGGTAGGGGAAGGCCCGGACGGCTCGCTGTACGTGCTGACCAACAACCGCGACGGCCGCGGCAATCCGCAGAAGGATGACGACAAGATCATCCACCTGAAGCCGGCCGGCGGGGTGAAGTAG
- a CDS encoding nucleobase:cation symporter-2 family protein, whose protein sequence is MLVETDVSKMRIVSLGLQHVLAMYAGAILVPLIVGRALHLTGEQLSYLVAIDLLTCGIATLMQAWKNKVFGIGLPVVLGSSFVAITPMIGIGTQYGITAVYGAIIAAGLFIVLFAGMFGRLVKLFPPVVTGSVVTIIGLSLVPTGIRNMAGGSGAADFGSLANLLLSFGVLAFVLVLQRYARGFLRSLSVLIGILAGTVAAAFMGKVSLAPVAEASWFHLPQMLVYGAPTFEIAPILTMIIVGIVIIIESTGVFFALSRICEQPLDRSDLTRGYRAEGLAIALGGLFNAFPYNTFAQNVGLVQLSKVKTRSVVVAAGLILVVLGLVPKIAALATIIPAPVLGGATVVLFGMVISSGVKMLREVDFGRQNNLLVIACSISLGLGVTVVPNLFEQLPPALRIIVSDGVITGSLAAIVLNLFFNGVGEERAAAPEELPLRARVEG, encoded by the coding sequence ATGCTGGTGGAAACGGACGTATCGAAGATGAGGATTGTGTCGCTCGGGCTTCAGCATGTGCTGGCGATGTATGCGGGAGCCATTCTCGTGCCGCTGATCGTAGGGAGGGCCCTGCATCTGACGGGGGAACAGCTGTCGTATCTGGTGGCCATCGATCTGCTGACCTGCGGCATCGCAACCCTGATGCAGGCTTGGAAAAATAAAGTGTTCGGCATCGGGCTTCCGGTGGTGCTCGGCAGCTCGTTCGTAGCGATAACGCCGATGATCGGCATTGGCACGCAGTACGGCATTACGGCCGTCTACGGGGCCATTATTGCCGCAGGCTTGTTCATCGTCCTGTTCGCGGGGATGTTCGGCCGGCTGGTGAAGCTGTTTCCCCCGGTGGTCACGGGTTCGGTCGTCACCATTATCGGCCTGTCGCTTGTGCCGACCGGGATCCGCAACATGGCCGGCGGGAGCGGAGCGGCCGACTTCGGCAGCCTGGCCAATCTGCTGCTGTCCTTCGGCGTGCTGGCGTTCGTGCTGGTCCTGCAGCGGTATGCCCGCGGGTTCCTCCGTTCGCTGTCCGTGCTGATCGGCATTCTGGCGGGAACCGTGGCTGCGGCCTTCATGGGCAAGGTGTCGCTCGCTCCCGTGGCCGAGGCCTCGTGGTTCCACCTTCCGCAGATGCTTGTGTACGGGGCGCCCACGTTCGAGATTGCGCCGATTCTGACGATGATCATCGTCGGAATCGTGATCATCATCGAGTCGACCGGCGTGTTCTTCGCGCTGAGCCGGATCTGCGAGCAGCCGCTGGACCGGAGCGATCTCACCCGGGGATACCGGGCGGAGGGGCTGGCGATTGCGCTCGGCGGCCTGTTCAATGCCTTCCCGTACAATACGTTCGCCCAGAACGTGGGACTCGTCCAGCTGTCGAAGGTCAAAACCCGCAGCGTCGTCGTCGCGGCGGGCCTCATTCTCGTCGTGCTCGGGCTCGTTCCCAAGATTGCCGCCCTGGCGACAATCATCCCTGCACCGGTGCTCGGCGGAGCGACCGTCGTCCTGTTTGGAATGGTCATTTCCTCCGGCGTCAAGATGCTGAGGGAAGTCGACTTCGGCCGGCAGAACAACCTGCTGGTCATCGCCTGCTCGATCTCCCTCGGCTTGGGCGTCACCGTGGTGCCGAACCTGTTCGAGCAGCTGCCCCCCGCCCTGCGCATCATTGTGAGCGACGGGGTTATCACGGGTAGCCTGGCGGCGATCGTGCTTAACCTGTTTTTTAACGGGGTGGGTGAAGAGCGGGCCGCGGCGCCCGAAGAGCTGCCTCTGCGGGCCCGTGTGGAAGGATAA
- a CDS encoding carbohydrate ABC transporter permease translates to MAANTVEVKRNLGVESASPRRTAWLGSALVYTGMGLGALASLFPFYWLFVMSTATTADMFRFPPRLLPGDQLLVNINKVLDGVGFFQSFGNSLIVAVLHTAMVLFFCSMAGFAFAKFDFPAKKPLFLFLLLTMMVPQQLGLIPQFIIMQKLGWINELKALIIPGAASAFGIFWMRQYTDSVIHDELINAGRIDGCRSFDLYWLVALPILKPALATLGIITFLGSWNDYLWPLVVISVQEKFTLQMLIASMNGVYSTDYSMVMAATLMATVPLIVVFTLFSRQFIAGLMQGSVKD, encoded by the coding sequence ATGGCGGCCAATACGGTGGAGGTCAAACGAAATCTCGGTGTGGAGTCCGCGTCCCCGCGACGTACGGCCTGGCTCGGTTCGGCGCTCGTGTATACGGGCATGGGGCTTGGCGCGCTTGCCTCGCTCTTCCCGTTCTACTGGCTGTTCGTCATGTCGACGGCGACGACGGCGGATATGTTCCGCTTCCCGCCCCGGCTGCTGCCGGGGGACCAGCTGCTTGTTAACATTAACAAGGTCCTGGACGGCGTGGGCTTCTTCCAGTCCTTCGGCAACTCGCTGATTGTGGCGGTGCTGCATACGGCCATGGTGCTGTTCTTCTGCTCGATGGCGGGGTTTGCGTTTGCGAAGTTCGATTTTCCGGCCAAAAAGCCCCTGTTCCTCTTCCTGCTCCTCACGATGATGGTGCCTCAGCAGCTCGGGCTGATCCCGCAGTTCATCATCATGCAGAAGCTCGGGTGGATCAACGAGCTCAAGGCGCTGATCATTCCGGGCGCCGCCAGCGCCTTCGGCATCTTCTGGATGCGGCAGTACACGGATTCGGTCATCCACGACGAGCTCATCAACGCAGGGCGGATCGACGGCTGCCGTTCGTTCGACCTGTACTGGCTGGTCGCGCTGCCGATCCTGAAGCCGGCGCTCGCCACGCTCGGGATCATTACGTTCCTCGGTTCGTGGAACGATTACCTGTGGCCGCTCGTCGTGATCTCCGTGCAGGAGAAGTTCACGCTGCAGATGCTCATCGCTTCGATGAACGGGGTGTACAGCACCGACTATTCGATGGTCATGGCGGCCACCCTGATGGCCACCGTACCGCTGATCGTCGTCTTCACGCTCTTCTCCCGCCAGTTCATCGCGGGGCTGATGCAGGGCTCGGTGAAGGACTGA
- a CDS encoding carbohydrate ABC transporter permease, producing MKSLRPYLAPYLMISPFYLLFMVFGLFPILFSLYLAFHAWDGLGEMKFIGLRNFTNLITDDPDFWISVGNTFAIWFMSTVPQLFAALVVAFLLNAAFLKFKDGFRAIYFLPNITSIVAVAIIFGSFFGTEFGLINGLLGAAGLPRIDWLNDTLWVKAAISLMVIWRWTGYNAIIYLAGLQSIPNDLYEAATIDGASKTQQFLSITLPLLKPIILFTVILSTIGGMQLFTEPMILTGNSGGATKGGLTLVLYLYNQAFVNQMFGYASAIAWVLFILIGAFSFINWKFVSRGERV from the coding sequence ATGAAAAGCCTGCGTCCGTATTTGGCGCCGTATCTGATGATTTCGCCTTTTTACCTGCTGTTCATGGTGTTCGGGCTCTTCCCGATTCTCTTCTCGCTTTACCTTGCGTTCCATGCATGGGACGGGCTCGGCGAGATGAAATTCATAGGGCTGCGCAACTTCACGAACCTGATTACCGACGATCCCGACTTCTGGATCTCGGTCGGCAACACGTTCGCGATCTGGTTCATGTCGACGGTGCCGCAGCTGTTCGCCGCCCTGGTGGTGGCCTTCCTGCTCAACGCCGCGTTCCTGAAGTTCAAGGACGGCTTCCGGGCGATTTATTTTCTGCCGAACATCACCTCGATCGTGGCGGTGGCCATCATCTTCGGTTCGTTCTTCGGCACGGAGTTCGGCCTGATCAACGGGCTGCTCGGAGCAGCGGGGCTGCCCCGCATCGACTGGCTCAACGACACGCTGTGGGTCAAGGCGGCGATATCCCTCATGGTCATCTGGCGCTGGACCGGTTATAACGCGATCATCTACCTGGCCGGCCTGCAGAGCATTCCGAACGACCTGTACGAAGCGGCGACGATCGACGGGGCGTCCAAGACGCAGCAGTTCCTCTCGATCACACTGCCCCTCCTGAAGCCGATCATTCTCTTCACGGTCATTCTCTCGACGATCGGGGGCATGCAGCTGTTCACCGAGCCGATGATTCTGACGGGCAACTCGGGCGGCGCCACCAAGGGCGGGCTGACGCTGGTGCTCTACCTGTATAACCAGGCGTTCGTGAACCAGATGTTCGGGTATGCCTCGGCCATCGCCTGGGTGCTGTTCATCCTCATCGGGGCCTTCTCGTTCATCAACTGGAAATTCGTGTCGAGAGGGGAGCGGGTGTAG